One stretch of Prunus persica cultivar Lovell chromosome G1, Prunus_persica_NCBIv2, whole genome shotgun sequence DNA includes these proteins:
- the LOC18788617 gene encoding protein IQ-DOMAIN 14 isoform X1, with translation MGKKGSWFSAIKRVFSPHSKEKVVNGSEKKNTKEKKGLGKLKHGETNSFIPLFREPSSIEKIFGDFEREQQRVNFRPPTPDEQPRTPPFVPPRVASPRDPSPRVGSPRAASPRAPSPRAPSPRAPSPRILHHHKEIRYRPEPTLRNHHASATKIQAAYRGYMARRSFRALKGLVRLQGVVRGQNVKRQTLNAMKYMQLLVRVQSQIQSRRIQMLENQAKHQGQYKNDKEVESTFGKWTLSQASETGNNDEWDDSLLTKEEVEARLQKKVEAVVKRERAMAYAYSHQLLKATPKSGQTPIADIRSGGFPWWWNWLERQLPQKDPPTETNALKNFQLTPPRSHSEMKPSPVPQASSQRQHPFLFDNNLDTPKSSKSTINLTTLKQAGTPPPINMSSTPQANSLGLSKYTRRPPAGGAESPFGFPLKDDDSLTSCPPFSVPNYMAPTMSAKAKARAGSNPRERFVGTPSSESKRRLSFPLTQGIGSFKWNKASFFSNNKDSSSQRILDKNQPPQSLGNLSIDSTVSMPAGVGRRPFNRFV, from the exons ATGGGAAAGAAAGGGAGTTGGTTTTCTGCCATAAAGAGGGTTTTTTCACCGCATTCCAAGGAGAAGGTAGTCAAT GGTtcagagaagaaaaacacaaaagaaaagaaggggcTTGGGAAACTAAAGCATGGAGAGACCAATTCATTCATTCCCCTGTTCAGGGAACCAAGCAGCATTGAGAAAATTTTTGGGGATTTTGAAAGGGAGCAGCAAAGAGTAAATTTTAGGCCTCCTACCCCCGATGAGCAACCAAGGACACCGCCTTTTGTGCCTCCTAGAGTTGCTTCACCCAGGGATCCTTCCCCAAGGGTTGGCTCACCAAGGGCTGCTTCTCCAAGGGCTCCTTCTCCAAGAGCTCCTTCCCCAAGAGCTCCATCTCCTAGgattcttcatcatcataagGAGATTAGATACAGACCTGAACCAACTCTAAGGAACCACCATGCTTCAGCTACTAAAATCCAAGCAGCTTATAGAGGTTATATG GCGAGGAGAAGCTTTAGAGCTCTAAAGGGTCTAGTGAGGCTTCAAGGAGTGGTGAGAGGACAAAATGTGAAGCGCCAGACATTGAATGCCATGAAATACATGCAACTCTTGGTGCGGGTTCAGTCTCAAATTCAGTCACGCAGGATCCAGATGTTAGAAAATCAAGCAAAACATCAAGGTCAATACAAGAATGATAAGGAAGTGGAAAGCACCTTTGGCAAATGGACCTTGAGCCAGGCA TCTGAGACAGGCAATAATGATGAATGGGATGATAGTTTGCTAACTAAGGAGGAAGTGGAGGCAAGGTTGCAGAAGAAGGTTGAGGCAGTTGTTAAAAGAGAAAGAGCAATGGCCTATGCATACTCCCACCAG CTGTTGAAAGCTACTCCTAAATCAGGTCAAACACCTATAGCTGATATCCGGTCTGGGGGATTCCCATGGTGGTGGAACTGGTTGGAACGTCAGCTCCCCCAAAAAGACCCTCCTACAGAAACCAATGCATTGAAGAACTTTCAACTTACTCCTCCGAGATCACATTCAGAAATGAAGCCAAGCCCGGTGCCACAAGCAAGCAGTCAGAGGCAACATCCCTTTTTATTTGATAACAATCTGGACACGCCAAAATCCTCAAAATCAACCATAAATCTGACAACACTAAAACAAGCAGGAACCCCGCCTCCGATTAATATGAGTAGTACTCCACAAGCAAACAGCTTGGGGCTATCAAAGTACACAAGACGACCACCAGCTGGTGGAGCTGAATCCCCTTTTGGTTTTCCACTGAAGGATGATGATAGCCTCACAAGCTGCCCCCCGTTCTCGGTTCCCAACTACATGGCTCCAACCATGTCAGCCAAAGCCAAAGCGCGAGCTGGTAGTAATCCTAGGGAGAGATTTGTGGGGACTCCAAGCAGTGAGTCCAAAAGAAGGCTCTCCTTCCCTTTGACACAAGGCATTGGGTCTTTCAAGTGGAACaaagcttcttttttctctaataataagGATTCCAGCTCTCAAAGGATTTTAGACAAGAACCAGCCCCCGCAATCTCTAGGAAATTTGAGCATAGATTCCACGGTTTCTATGCCTGCAGGAGTTGGAAGGAGGCCATTTAATAGATTTGTGTGA
- the LOC18788617 gene encoding protein IQ-DOMAIN 14 isoform X2 → MGKKGSWFSAIKRVFSPHSKEKGSEKKNTKEKKGLGKLKHGETNSFIPLFREPSSIEKIFGDFEREQQRVNFRPPTPDEQPRTPPFVPPRVASPRDPSPRVGSPRAASPRAPSPRAPSPRAPSPRILHHHKEIRYRPEPTLRNHHASATKIQAAYRGYMARRSFRALKGLVRLQGVVRGQNVKRQTLNAMKYMQLLVRVQSQIQSRRIQMLENQAKHQGQYKNDKEVESTFGKWTLSQASETGNNDEWDDSLLTKEEVEARLQKKVEAVVKRERAMAYAYSHQLLKATPKSGQTPIADIRSGGFPWWWNWLERQLPQKDPPTETNALKNFQLTPPRSHSEMKPSPVPQASSQRQHPFLFDNNLDTPKSSKSTINLTTLKQAGTPPPINMSSTPQANSLGLSKYTRRPPAGGAESPFGFPLKDDDSLTSCPPFSVPNYMAPTMSAKAKARAGSNPRERFVGTPSSESKRRLSFPLTQGIGSFKWNKASFFSNNKDSSSQRILDKNQPPQSLGNLSIDSTVSMPAGVGRRPFNRFV, encoded by the exons ATGGGAAAGAAAGGGAGTTGGTTTTCTGCCATAAAGAGGGTTTTTTCACCGCATTCCAAGGAGAAG GGTtcagagaagaaaaacacaaaagaaaagaaggggcTTGGGAAACTAAAGCATGGAGAGACCAATTCATTCATTCCCCTGTTCAGGGAACCAAGCAGCATTGAGAAAATTTTTGGGGATTTTGAAAGGGAGCAGCAAAGAGTAAATTTTAGGCCTCCTACCCCCGATGAGCAACCAAGGACACCGCCTTTTGTGCCTCCTAGAGTTGCTTCACCCAGGGATCCTTCCCCAAGGGTTGGCTCACCAAGGGCTGCTTCTCCAAGGGCTCCTTCTCCAAGAGCTCCTTCCCCAAGAGCTCCATCTCCTAGgattcttcatcatcataagGAGATTAGATACAGACCTGAACCAACTCTAAGGAACCACCATGCTTCAGCTACTAAAATCCAAGCAGCTTATAGAGGTTATATG GCGAGGAGAAGCTTTAGAGCTCTAAAGGGTCTAGTGAGGCTTCAAGGAGTGGTGAGAGGACAAAATGTGAAGCGCCAGACATTGAATGCCATGAAATACATGCAACTCTTGGTGCGGGTTCAGTCTCAAATTCAGTCACGCAGGATCCAGATGTTAGAAAATCAAGCAAAACATCAAGGTCAATACAAGAATGATAAGGAAGTGGAAAGCACCTTTGGCAAATGGACCTTGAGCCAGGCA TCTGAGACAGGCAATAATGATGAATGGGATGATAGTTTGCTAACTAAGGAGGAAGTGGAGGCAAGGTTGCAGAAGAAGGTTGAGGCAGTTGTTAAAAGAGAAAGAGCAATGGCCTATGCATACTCCCACCAG CTGTTGAAAGCTACTCCTAAATCAGGTCAAACACCTATAGCTGATATCCGGTCTGGGGGATTCCCATGGTGGTGGAACTGGTTGGAACGTCAGCTCCCCCAAAAAGACCCTCCTACAGAAACCAATGCATTGAAGAACTTTCAACTTACTCCTCCGAGATCACATTCAGAAATGAAGCCAAGCCCGGTGCCACAAGCAAGCAGTCAGAGGCAACATCCCTTTTTATTTGATAACAATCTGGACACGCCAAAATCCTCAAAATCAACCATAAATCTGACAACACTAAAACAAGCAGGAACCCCGCCTCCGATTAATATGAGTAGTACTCCACAAGCAAACAGCTTGGGGCTATCAAAGTACACAAGACGACCACCAGCTGGTGGAGCTGAATCCCCTTTTGGTTTTCCACTGAAGGATGATGATAGCCTCACAAGCTGCCCCCCGTTCTCGGTTCCCAACTACATGGCTCCAACCATGTCAGCCAAAGCCAAAGCGCGAGCTGGTAGTAATCCTAGGGAGAGATTTGTGGGGACTCCAAGCAGTGAGTCCAAAAGAAGGCTCTCCTTCCCTTTGACACAAGGCATTGGGTCTTTCAAGTGGAACaaagcttcttttttctctaataataagGATTCCAGCTCTCAAAGGATTTTAGACAAGAACCAGCCCCCGCAATCTCTAGGAAATTTGAGCATAGATTCCACGGTTTCTATGCCTGCAGGAGTTGGAAGGAGGCCATTTAATAGATTTGTGTGA